The genomic DNA TTAATTGACAAGATGATTTTAGATCATCTCACCGATCCCCTCACCCACATGTTGAATAATGCGATCGCGCATGGAATCGAAACTCCCGAAGAACGTCAAGCTGCGGGTAAACCACCAGTGGGTGAAATTACCATTCGCGCCTTCCACCAAGGAAACCAAACTGTAATTTCTGTGGGTGATGACGGTGCAGGTATCGACTCAGAAAAAGTCAAAGCTAAGGCTGTAAGAGTCGGGATGATTACCAAAGAACAAGCAAAAAGCATCTCGCGGATGGAAGTGTATGATTTGCTGTTCCAACCGGGCTTTAGTATCAAAGATAAAGCCGATGAAATTTCGGGACGTGGCGTAGGGATGGATGTGGTGCGTTCCGAGATTAGTGAAATTCGCGGGACAGTGAATACAGATTCCGCCATTGGCAAAGGTACAACATTCACGATTCGTCTACCACTCACCTTAAGTATTTGTAAAGCCCTGTGTTGCGTATCTGATAAAGCGCGAATTGCCTTCCCGATGGACGGTGTGGAAGATACTTTAGATATCCCCGCCAAAAATATTCAACATAATGCTGATGGCCAAGCATTTATTTCTTGGCGAGATACAGTCTTACCCTTCCGTCCGTTAAAAGAACTGTTATCTTTTAATCGCCAGTTGAGTCGCGGTAATGTTTACGGCGGTACAAGGGATGATGATACAGTGTCGGTAGTGGTGGTGCGATCGGGTAATACATTAATTGCTTTACAAATTGACTTGGTACTCAGTGAACAAGAAATTGTAATTAAGCAATTTGAAGGGCCAGCACCAAAACCCATCGGTGTAGCAGGTGCTACCGTTCTCGGTGATGGTCGAATTATGCCAATTGCTGACGTGTTGGAAATTATCGACATCTTCCAAGGACGCATATCTAAAAATGCTGGCGGTACTTCTTGGCAGCAAAAAGTTCCACCCAGCGTTACAGAAGCTCCGGCTGAGAAAATTGATCCAACTGTACTCATTGTTGATGACTCAATTACAGTTCGAGAATTGTTATCTTTGACCTTCAATAAAGCAGGCTATCGCGTTGAACAAGCCCGTGATGGTCAAGAAGCTTGGGATAAACTGCGCTCTGGACTACCTTGCGATATTGTATTCTGTGATATTGAAATGCCCCGTTGCGACGGACTGGAGTTACTATCACGCATTCAAAAAGATTCCAGCCTGAATTACTTACCTATCGCTATGCTGACCTCACGCGGTGCTGATAAACACAGACAAATGGCAATTCAACTGGGTGCTAGTGGTTACTTCACTAAGCCTTATCTCGAAGAAGCTTTACTCGAAGCTGCTGTCAGGATGTTGAAGGGAGAGAAATTGGTGAGTAGTAACGGTTGAGGGTGCTAAAGAAGTTTGAGATGAGATTAATACAGCATCATCAGACATTTGACTACAGCAAATCCTACTTGCTCACTCAATGAAAATGATAATCAAATACTAGAACACCGATTCAGTAATCGGGGAACAAAAGAAAAATCAGCCCAGAGAGAAGTAAATAATGGACAAGAAAGTAGAGTAAACGCTTGTCAGTCAAACCTTACAGCGATAAACAAGTTGTAAGTAATATTTAATAAAATCTCAAGGAGAGGCATAACCCCAGTTGAGGTAGATTCAGGTCAATCCACCAGTACCACCAAGTTGGCGTTAGTAAGTATTTTGCAAGCGTACACAGGTGCTTCGGATGCGGAAGCCATTGAAGCGATGATCATGGATAGGCGTTGGCAACTAGTAACTGATTGCATAGATTGCGAAAAAGCACCGTTTTCACAGACAACTCTGGTCAGATTTCGTAGTGCGCTGATTATCCAAGGACTTGACCGTAGGCTAATTGAAGCACAGGATGTGGAAGTGGATGCTCATGGTAAAATCAAACTACTCAAAGGAGTTGCCAAAGAACGACGCATCTCCATTGAAGATGAAGAGATGAGGCACGGGCGTAAAAGTAAAAGCCAGCGATTTGATGGTTATAAGCGTCATGTCTTACGTGATTTAGACAACGGTTTGGTTCGCGCTGTTGGAATCACAAGAGCGAATGTCCCTGAAGCATCTGTGACAGATGCAATTGCTACTGACTTGAAACACCAGCAAGTAAATCTGGTTGAGTTACACATTGACCGTGCTTATCTCAGTAGTTCCTTGGTTCAAAACAGAAGTGATGAATTGACTATTTACTGTAAGGCTTGGCAAGTAAGAAACGGTAAGAAGTTTACCAAAACTGCTTTTAGCCTGGATTGGGACAATCAGACTATTTGCTGCCCGAATGGGGTTACTTTACCTTTTAGCGTTGGTGGCAAAGTTCAGTTCCCCAAAGATATTTGTACAACTTGTCCACTAAGAGAACGCTGCACTACTTCTAAGTCTGGACGCAGTGTTTCGATTCATCCTGATGAACCATTGTTTCAAGAATTAAAACAACGCCAATTAACTCCTGCTGGCCGTGCCAAGCTTAGAGAACGTGTTGCTGTTGAGCATTCTTTATCTCACATTGGTCGATGGCAGGGAGAGCAAGCTCGTTATGTTGGTTCTCGCAAAAATCTCTTTGACCTTCGCCGTATCGCCGTTGTTCACAATCTTCATGTCCTTGCCAAAATTTTTACTCACACTACTGAGCAGTCTGTTACTTCATCGTAATTACTGAATCGGTGTTCTAGGGTGGGAAGGAGGCGAACGACTCTCGCCTCCTTCCCCTTACCTCCGATTATCATTCTTATACCAATTCAAAAAATGTTTGCGACAGATAAGGCATTGAGGATGAAGTCATAACCAGTCAAAGAAGCAGCAATTTGAGGAGTGAGGAGAGCGAGAAGTTGAGCAACCTTGGTTTGCAGATGGTCTAGGTTATCAAATAACTCCCATTTCAAGTCTTGCTTAAGATGTTCCCAGACCCGCTCTATGGGATTGAGTTCGGGAGAATGAGCAGGCTGGAACAACAGAACGATGTTCTGTGGAATTTGTAAACGTTTAGCTTTATGAAATAAGCCGTTATCGACTTGGAGAACGTTGAGTGATGTGGGATAACAAGCAGCAAACTCGTTCAAAAATTGTTGGTAGCATTCGGTATCGACATGAGAAAACTGCCAAAATAAACTTTCCCCCGTTAGTGGTTCAACTGCCCCGTATAGCCAGAACGCTTTAAATAGACAAGAGCCAATCACCAATAGGCTTAACTCCCGGAAGCGTAATTTTACGTCCTTCAATGGTTTTGAGTCCAAATCGACTTTCGTCTTGTACAAAGTAACGAATATTCTCGTACTGGGGTAACATGATAGCGGCGTATTGAGCAATTAATTGCAAGTCATCAGTGAGGTTTTTTTAAAAGCCTCTAGTTTTTCTTCGTCCTGTTTTCGGTTACGCGGACGTGGAACTTTCAGCTTGGCTTTGAGCCTGTAACGTACCAGATGATGTACAGTTGCATACTCGGCTTGCACACCCAAGGTTTTTTCTAACCAATCTTGTATTTGTGTGTACCTTTGAAACCCACCTTCTGGTTGTTCGAGTTGTTTTTTCAAACTCGATACCGCCCAAGACGGTATTGCTCTTTTTCGACCTGAACTATAACCAAATTCCACAACCGCATCCATTCCTCCTTCTCGATAATCTGCCAACCATCTATGTACTGTCGCTCGATGTTTTCCCAATATTTTAGCGATTTCACTTACACTCATTTCTTGCCCTTTTATCAGATATAGGGCTTGTATACGTTCTTTGCTCCGAGACTGTTTTTCATGTCTGAGCAACTCCTCTAGTTCCTCGACACTTTCTTCTATCTCTATCTGTGTTACCCCTGCCATCACATCCCCTAAATGCTTCTTCTGTCTATTTTTACCATCTGTCGCATTATTTTTTCAAATTGGTATAAGCTTGTGGTTAAATTTACATTTTCGTTCATACGCTACTCGCCCGATGTCCCTCATTCGGGTTGAGCGTCTTGATGAGTCAGGTAAATTGAGAGTATCAAAACCTTTGTGGTTGGCTTGGGTTGGTGAACAAATGCCTCCCTTGGAAGAAGTTTGGCAACTTTATTTGCGACGCTTTACTGTTGACCACTGGTATCGATTTTTGAAGCAACGCCTACACTGGACTCTTCCCAAGCTAAGTACCCCGAAGCAATGTGAGCGTTGGAGTGACTTAATGCCCATTATGATACCATTTCACTTTAAAAATGATACGGATATGCAAGTAGCGCCTCGACTTCGCTCGGCGACCAGAAGCAGAGTTGCAGAGGAAGCGATTTCTATCAGTAATTTCGTGAAATGGTATGACTTGGGAACTATGGTTAGCGCGTGATATCGTTGCAGATCAACCTTTACCTTGGCAAAAGTTTTTAGGCCATTTGACTCCGGGAAGGGTTGCTCAGGCAATAGGGAGCATTTTAGCGACGATTGGTACTCCTCCCCGTCCGCCCAAACCTCGCGCAAAGTCCCCAGGTTGGAAGACTGGACAACCACGACAACGTAGAATTCGCTATCCTGTTGTTAGAAAAACTACAACTAAGCCACGCAAACAACAATCAGAATCTGCTTAAGATTGTTGATTTTTCTGCCTCAAGTCTGTTTGTTTTCAACTCAGTGTTTCTGGGTCGTTTTTTGCTGCTTAGTCTAAACTCCAGTATTTATGC from Aulosira sp. FACHB-615 includes the following:
- a CDS encoding transposase, whose translation is MKDVKLRFRELSLLVIGSCLFKAFWLYGAVEPLTGESLFWQFSHVDTECYQQFLNEFAACYPTSLNVLQVDNGLFHKAKRLQIPQNIVLLFQPAHSPELNPIERVWEHLKQDLKWELFDNLDHLQTKVAQLLALLTPQIAASLTGYDFILNALSVANIF
- a CDS encoding helix-turn-helix domain-containing protein, which gives rise to MAGVTQIEIEESVEELEELLRHEKQSRSKERIQALYLIKGQEMSVSEIAKILGKHRATVHRWLADYREGGMDAVVEFGYSSGRKRAIPSWAVSSLKKQLEQPEGGFQRYTQIQDWLEKTLGVQAEYATVHHLVRYRLKAKLKVPRPRNRKQDEEKLEAFKKTSLMTCN